One genomic segment of Hippoglossus hippoglossus isolate fHipHip1 chromosome 22, fHipHip1.pri, whole genome shotgun sequence includes these proteins:
- the LOC117755763 gene encoding delta-like protein 4, with amino-acid sequence MAVWFTSILTIVLSLFTQVQGSGVFELDLHHFQNTKGLLANGLSCSMSGCRTYFRVCLKNFQKPVSPGRCIFGQAATPVLGTDSFSIRPDARLRLPLNFTWPGAFSLVIEAWYSPAADPPGDTTSPDFLIGSYAIQRQLGIGHEWSQDGTTHGTQTELRYSYRFICNEHYYGDTCSKICTPRDDHFGHYTCNPDGQIACLPGWKGEYCQEPICLDGCNERNGNCTLPGECKCREGWQGLFCDVCKLHPSCKHGTCKEPWQCTCKEGWGGIFCDQDLNYCTHHKPCANGATCMNTGHGSYTCTCLPGFNGVDCDLEVRECHSQPCHNGGRCLDSNDGYRCECLPGFEGTRCENKMLTCADTPCFHSGRCKERDHGNSYICECPAGYTGLNCEMRVDKCTSLQCANGGHCVAHGNLRMCSCRSGFTGIRCEININDCAPNPCANGSTCIDSINDYTCACPLGYTGRHCDKPTDRCASWPCLNGGTCTAGATGQPACLCPAHHSGPQCQSSDVPLANTPSPNIGWESNDKLSLAAISLGAGLVALLVLFCMVVVLIRHIRKQRNKERDSETMNNLSKVDFQKDNLISSLDLKNTNKKIDLEVDCPREKSNHKHINHYHLDYKTSMGYKDEMSLLDKDENCEKTREDKKHLSRMYSERPECRISTICSSRDSMYQSVFVIAEEKNECIIATEV; translated from the exons ATGGCCGTTTGGTTCACCTCTATCCTCACAATAGTTTTATCATTATTTACTCAg GTTCAGGGATCAGGTGTGTTCGAGCTGGATCTCCATCACTTTCAGAATACTAAAGGTTTGCTGGCAAACGGACTCAGCTGCAGCATGAGCGGCTGCAGGACTTATTTCAGGGTTTGCTTGAAGAACTTTCAGAAGCCGGTGTCTCCCGGACGCTGCATATTCGGCCAAGCGGCCACACCTGTCCTGGGCACCGACTCCTTCAGCATCCGGCCGGACGCCAGGCTGCGTCTACCGCTCAACTTCACCTGGCCG GGTGCTTTCTCCCTAGTTATTGAAGCCTGGTATTCTCCTGCAGCGGACCCACCTGGAG ACACCACCAGCCCTGATTTCTTGATTGGCTCTTATGCCATCCAAAGACAATTGGGAATAGGGCATGAGTGGTCCCAGGATGGGACCACTCACGGGACGCAGACGGAGCTAAGGTACTCATACCGGTTCATCTGCAATGAACATTACTACGGGGACACTTGTTCCAAAATATGCACACCGAGAGACGACCATTTTGGCCACTACACCTGCAACCCTGATGGGCAAATAGCCTGTCTGCCGGGATGGAAGGGAGAATACTGCCAAGAAC cAATCTGTCTTGATGGCTGCAATGAGAGGAATGGAAACTGTACATTGCCCGGAGAGTGCAA GTGCAGAGAGGGCTGGCAGGGACTCTTTTGTGATGTGTGTAAACTCCATCCGTCCTGTAAACATGGTACCTGTAAAGAGCCGTGGCAGTGCACCTGCAAAGAAGGCTGGGGAGGCATCTTTTGTGACCAAG ATCTGAACTACTGCACCCATCACAAACCCTGTGCCAACGGGGCCACATGCATGAACACGGGCCACGGCAGCTACACCTGCACCTGCTTGCCAGGCTTCAACGGGGTCGACTGTGATTTAGAGGTCAGGGAGTGTCACAGCCAGCCCTGTCACAACGGAGGCCGCTGCCTG GACTCTAACGACGGCTATAGGTGTGAATGCCTGCCGGGGTTCGAAGGGACTCGCTGTGAGAACAAGATGCTGACCTGTGCAGACACACCCTGCTTCCACAGTGGCAGGTGCAAAGAGAGGGATCATGGGAACAGCTACATATGTGAGTGTCCAGCAGGATACACTGGACTCAACTGTGAGATGAGGGTGGATAAATGTACCTCACTGCAATGCGCCAACG GTGGACATTGTGTGGCCCACGGTAACCTGCGAATGTGCAGCTGTCGCTCAGGCTTCACAGGAATCCGCTGTGAGATCAACATCAACGACTGCGCCCCAAACCCCTGTGCAAACGGCTCCACCTGCATCGACAGCATTAATGACTACACCTGCGCCTGCCCCCTGGGGTACACGGGCCGCCACTGCGACAAGCCCACAGACCGCTGTGCCTCTTGGCCCTGCTTGAATGGAGGGACCTGCACCGCGGGAGCCACAGGCCAGCCGGCCTGCCTCTGCCCTGCCCATCACAGCGGACCCCAGTGCCAGTCCAGCGATGTGCCTTTAGCCAACACCCCCAGCCCAAACATAGGCTGGGAGTCCAATGACAAGCTGAGCCTGGCAGCCATCAGCTTGGGAGCAGGCCTGGTGGCTTTACTGGTGCTTTTCTGCATGGTCGTGGTGCTAATACGTCACATcaggaagcagagaaacaagGAGCGGGACTCAGAGACTATGAACAACCTCTCCAAGGTGGACTTTCAGAAAGACAACCTCATCTCTTCTCTAGACCTCAAGAATACTAATAAAAAGATAGATCTGGAGGTGGACTGTCCCAGGGAAAAGTCgaatcacaaacacatcaacCACTACCACCTGGACTATAAAACCTCTATGGGGTACAAGGACGAAATGTCCCTTTTGGACAAAgatgaaaactgtgaaaagaCGAGAGAAGACAAAAAGCATCTGAGTAGAATGTACAG TGAAAGACCAGAGTGTAGAATATCGACAATATGTTCTTCCAGAGATTCGATGTACCAGTCCGTCTTTGTAATAGCAGAGGAGAAAAACGAATGCATCATTGCAACTGAG GTATAA
- the LOC117756486 gene encoding glutathione-specific gamma-glutamylcyclotransferase 1-like, producing the protein MKPQDIMKEKSSLWIFGYGSLVWKPGFAYKRSSIGHIKGYKRRFWHGDDFYRGDKEKPGRVVTLVEDEEACTWGVAYEVTDSQIEESLQYLKMREVVLGGYITQMVEFIPKDKGQAPLLALVYIATSNNPIYLGPASDKEIAAQITICRGNTGHNIEYLVRLVEFMRLSCPEVEDEHLFSIEAAVLNIFSDCGGIKPPDQKPMLLGAT; encoded by the exons ATGAAGCCTCAGGACATCATGAAGGAAAAGAGCAGCCTGTGGATATTTGGATACGGATCCTTAGTGTGGAAACCTGGGTTTGCTTATAAAAGGAGCAGCATCGGTCACATTAAAGGATACAAGAGACGATTCTGGCATGGAGATGATTTCTACAGAGGGGACAAGGAAAAG CCAGGCAGAGTTGTCACACtggtggaggatgaggag GCTTGCACATGGGGCGTGGCCTACGAAGTCACTGACTCCCAGATTGAAGAATCCCTTCAGTACCTGAAAATGAGAGAGGTGGTGTTGGGCGGCTATATAACACAGATGGTGGAGTTCATCCCCAAGGACAAAGGCCAAGCTCCACTGCTGGCCCTCGTCTACATCGCCACCTCTAACAACCCCATCTACCTGGGGCCGGCCTCGGACAAGGAGATCGCTGCCCAGATCACCATCTGCAGGGGCAACACGGGCCACAACATCGAGTACCTGGTCCGGCTGGTGGAGTTCATGAGGCTGTCCTGCCCCGAGGTGGAGGATGAGCACCTCTTCTCCATCGAGGCAGCGGTTCTGAACATTTTCAGTGACTGTGGGGGGATCAAGCCCCCAGA